From Saprospiraceae bacterium, one genomic window encodes:
- a CDS encoding glycosyl hydrolase, producing the protein MKYFLFSFLTLFLFSNDLGSQKQSVSGNPNKPPSKPDLSALSFRSIGPAVTSGRIADIAVNPNNHDEYYVAVASGGVWKTVNHGVTFMPIFDGQGSYSIGCLAIDPSNTNTIWVGTGENNNQRSVAYGDGVYRSDDGGKSWSNMGLKNSEHIGRIVVDPTDGQTVYVAAYGPVWSEGGDRGLYKTTDGGKTWTLIKSVSQFTGCNDIVMDPRNPKVLFAAFHQRMRKVFTYIGGGPESALFKSTDGGVSWNKVGNGFPSGDVGRIGLAVSPANPDIVYAVVEATEDKGGIYKSMDRGASWTKQSGFYTSGNYYQEIDADPKDPNKVFITDTYYKVSYDGGKTVVNLGEINKHIDNHCIWIDPKNTRHLIVGCDGGLYETWDHAASWHFKENLPVTQFYKVSTDNDLPFYHVHGGTQDNLSLGVPSRSTSANGIVNADVYVTSIGDGFETQVDPTDPNIIYAQSQYGGLLRFDRRNGEYLDIKPIEGENEAAVRWNWDAPLLISQFSHTRLYFGANKLFRTDDRGSSWTVISPDLSRQLDRNKLEVMGKVWSVDAIAKNGSTDIYGQMTSIAESKFDENMLWVGTDDGLIQLTTDGGKSWKAFDGITGVPERSYVHQIIASLHDKNTAYVCFNHHRYGDFKPYLLKTTDAGKSWKSIAGNLPVRGSVYTVAEDHVDPNLLFVGTEFGCFYSLDGGMEWTQLKNGLPTIAVRDIEIQRRENDLVLGTFGRGFYILDNYSCLRNLKSQMLEQQAAIFDVKPGLLYHERYPLGLRDKGHLGSQYYSAKNPKPGVYIDYHIKNEVKKLKALRQEMEKTKTEKSEKIYYPSIDSLRAEDYQADPYLLFTFSDQQGQVVRHIKTGVKKGIHRLHWDGKSNTPAPLNARYTPTPDQLFGGSETGYMVKPGNYYVTLSLYENGRLVTLCEPKMFSMNYLQQSSIPQIDLSSNDEFNKRVYNARISQSSSAGRLQLAQSRMDFAHSAIRDGNFKTDELLQRAWKIQLELNKLKVQMNGDASLSKREFETPPSIAGRIGQVQGSAWGSTAPIPEGHKKSLEIAEKQLIEFNQSFQQTEAQLKKLEDELNQLKAPYYQGR; encoded by the coding sequence ATGAAGTATTTTTTATTCAGCTTTTTAACTTTATTCCTGTTTTCCAATGACCTTGGCAGTCAAAAACAATCAGTTTCGGGCAACCCTAACAAACCACCGTCCAAACCAGATCTCTCAGCCTTAAGTTTCAGGAGCATAGGTCCTGCGGTTACCTCGGGTAGAATTGCAGACATTGCTGTGAATCCGAACAACCACGATGAATACTATGTGGCAGTAGCTTCTGGAGGCGTCTGGAAAACCGTAAATCACGGTGTGACATTCATGCCCATTTTTGATGGACAGGGCTCCTATTCCATAGGATGTCTGGCCATTGATCCTAGCAATACCAATACCATTTGGGTAGGTACTGGTGAAAACAACAACCAAAGGTCTGTGGCATACGGTGATGGAGTTTATCGCAGCGATGATGGTGGAAAAAGCTGGAGCAACATGGGATTAAAAAATTCAGAACACATCGGAAGAATTGTGGTGGATCCAACAGACGGTCAGACAGTGTATGTAGCTGCCTATGGGCCGGTTTGGTCGGAGGGTGGCGATCGCGGATTGTACAAAACGACGGATGGAGGAAAGACCTGGACACTAATAAAATCAGTGAGCCAATTCACGGGTTGCAATGATATAGTCATGGATCCCAGAAATCCAAAAGTGCTTTTTGCAGCTTTCCATCAAAGAATGAGAAAAGTCTTTACCTACATTGGTGGAGGTCCTGAGTCAGCACTCTTTAAATCCACGGATGGAGGCGTGAGTTGGAACAAAGTGGGTAATGGATTTCCATCAGGAGACGTAGGAAGAATTGGTCTGGCCGTCAGTCCGGCCAATCCGGATATCGTTTATGCTGTCGTTGAAGCCACGGAAGACAAAGGAGGCATTTACAAATCAATGGACCGAGGAGCGAGCTGGACCAAACAAAGTGGATTCTATACCTCCGGAAATTATTACCAGGAAATTGATGCAGACCCAAAGGATCCAAACAAAGTATTTATCACCGATACTTATTACAAAGTCTCTTATGATGGCGGCAAGACCGTGGTTAATCTGGGTGAGATCAACAAACACATTGACAATCACTGCATCTGGATTGACCCTAAGAACACCCGCCATTTGATCGTGGGGTGTGATGGAGGACTTTATGAAACTTGGGATCATGCTGCTAGCTGGCATTTTAAAGAAAACCTCCCAGTCACTCAATTTTACAAAGTTTCTACGGACAATGACCTTCCCTTTTATCACGTCCACGGCGGCACACAGGACAATCTAAGTCTAGGGGTTCCGTCCCGATCAACCAGCGCGAATGGTATCGTCAATGCGGATGTGTATGTCACCTCCATCGGGGATGGATTTGAAACCCAGGTGGACCCGACCGATCCAAATATCATATATGCGCAGTCACAATATGGCGGTTTGTTGAGATTTGACAGAAGAAATGGAGAATATCTGGACATTAAGCCCATTGAGGGTGAAAACGAAGCTGCGGTGCGATGGAACTGGGATGCACCCTTATTGATCAGTCAGTTTAGTCATACCCGTCTTTACTTTGGTGCCAACAAATTATTCCGCACGGATGATCGTGGAAGCTCATGGACGGTCATTAGTCCGGATTTAAGCAGACAGTTGGACCGCAACAAACTTGAAGTGATGGGTAAAGTATGGTCTGTGGATGCCATCGCCAAAAATGGAAGTACGGATATTTACGGGCAGATGACCAGCATTGCCGAATCCAAATTTGATGAAAACATGCTTTGGGTGGGCACAGACGATGGATTGATTCAATTGACCACGGATGGAGGTAAAAGCTGGAAGGCCTTTGATGGCATTACCGGTGTACCAGAAAGATCGTATGTGCACCAGATCATTGCTTCACTTCACGATAAAAACACTGCTTATGTATGCTTTAACCACCATCGCTACGGAGATTTTAAACCCTATCTGCTAAAAACCACGGATGCCGGCAAAAGCTGGAAATCAATCGCCGGAAATTTACCGGTTCGAGGATCTGTGTACACCGTTGCAGAAGACCATGTGGATCCTAATTTACTGTTTGTAGGAACAGAATTTGGTTGTTTTTATAGTCTGGACGGTGGAATGGAATGGACCCAATTAAAAAATGGATTGCCCACCATTGCAGTCAGAGACATTGAAATACAAAGAAGGGAGAACGATCTCGTACTGGGTACCTTTGGCAGAGGATTTTATATTTTGGACAATTACAGTTGTCTGAGAAATTTAAAATCGCAAATGCTGGAACAGCAAGCTGCTATTTTTGATGTTAAACCCGGGCTACTCTACCATGAAAGATATCCACTTGGTCTGCGTGACAAAGGTCATCTTGGAAGTCAATATTACAGCGCGAAAAATCCAAAACCAGGCGTTTACATTGATTACCACATAAAAAATGAGGTTAAAAAATTGAAAGCCCTTCGCCAGGAAATGGAAAAGACCAAAACTGAAAAATCAGAAAAAATCTATTACCCAAGTATAGATAGTTTGAGAGCAGAAGATTATCAAGCGGATCCTTACCTTTTGTTTACTTTTTCAGATCAACAAGGCCAGGTGGTCAGACATATTAAAACAGGTGTTAAAAAAGGAATCCACCGATTACACTGGGATGGTAAAAGCAATACTCCGGCTCCACTAAATGCACGATATACGCCAACTCCTGATCAGCTCTTTGGAGGAAGTGAGACCGGGTACATGGTGAAACCAGGTAATTATTATGTAACCCTTTCGCTGTACGAAAATGGAAGGCTGGTTACGCTTTGTGAACCAAAGATGTTTTCCATGAATTATCTCCAGCAAAGCAGTATTCCACAAATTGATTTGTCATCCAATGATGAGTTTAACAAGCGGGTGTATAATGCACGCATTTCTCAAAGCAGCTCTGCCGGTAGATTGCAGCTTGCCCAGTCAAGAATGGATTTTGCGCATTCTGCCATCCGCGATGGAAACTTTAAAACAGATGAGCTATTGCAAAGGGCCTGGAAAATCCAGCTGGAATTAAACAAGTTGAAAGTGCAGATGAATGGTGATGCCAGTCTTTCCAAAAGAGAATTTGAAACTCCTCCTTCCATTGCAGGAAGAATCGGTCAAGTACAGGGCTCTGCCTGGGGTAGTACTGCTCCCATTCCGGAAGGTCACAAAAAATCACTCGAGATTGCTGAAAAACAATTGATAGAATTTAATCAAAGTTTTCAACAAACTGAGGCTCAGTTGAAAAAACTGGAAGATGAATTGAATCAATTAAAGGCTCCATATTATCAGGGGAGGTAA
- a CDS encoding pyrroloquinoline quinone biosynthesis protein PqqB: MKRLFGKNGPLVNFTIIVILIFVQTLRAQNKVDYILKDSLQPYILVLGIAQDAGYPQIGCQRSCCIDSWRQACTQTWVSSIAVVDPAVNKWWLIDATPDLKQQLHEFNKLTEGKFPYLPDMIFLTHAHTGHYIGLLQFGREAMNTKDLIIVAMPRMLELLKTQAPWSQLTLLKNIDLRNMTLTKKYTLSDRVSILPLEVPHRDEFSETVGFKVTCGAKNYLFIPDIDKWNKWEMNVVEEVKKIDFAFLDGTFYDESELAFRKIGEVPHPTVRETMALFAAEPDSVKNKIHFIHLNHTNPLIWSDERKEEIEKKGYHTAIQGKLY, translated from the coding sequence GTGAAAAGATTGTTTGGAAAAAATGGCCCTCTTGTCAATTTCACAATCATTGTGATACTGATATTTGTACAAACCCTTAGGGCACAGAACAAGGTGGATTATATTCTCAAAGACAGTTTGCAACCCTATATTTTGGTTTTGGGAATTGCACAGGATGCGGGTTATCCGCAGATTGGATGTCAAAGATCCTGCTGTATCGACAGCTGGAGACAGGCTTGTACACAAACCTGGGTGAGTTCCATTGCCGTTGTCGATCCGGCAGTCAACAAATGGTGGTTGATAGATGCGACTCCCGACCTAAAGCAACAGCTGCACGAATTCAATAAGCTTACCGAGGGAAAATTTCCATACCTACCCGACATGATTTTTCTCACACACGCACATACCGGACATTATATTGGACTTTTACAATTTGGCAGGGAAGCCATGAATACAAAAGATTTGATCATTGTGGCCATGCCTCGTATGCTGGAATTATTGAAAACCCAAGCTCCCTGGAGTCAATTGACACTGCTTAAAAATATTGACTTAAGAAATATGACCCTGACAAAGAAATACACTCTTAGCGATCGGGTTAGCATTTTGCCTTTGGAAGTTCCACACAGGGACGAGTTTTCAGAAACGGTTGGATTTAAAGTGACTTGTGGCGCTAAAAATTATTTATTCATTCCAGATATTGACAAATGGAACAAATGGGAAATGAATGTCGTGGAAGAGGTGAAGAAAATTGATTTTGCTTTTTTAGATGGAACTTTTTACGATGAGAGCGAACTCGCTTTTCGCAAAATTGGTGAAGTGCCACATCCCACCGTCCGGGAGACCATGGCTTTGTTTGCCGCAGAGCCGGATTCAGTCAAAAATAAAATCCATTTCATTCATCTCAACCACACCAACCCTTTGATTTGGTCAGATGAACGAAAGGAAGAAATTGAGAAGAAGGGCTATCATACTGCCATTCAAGGAAAGTTATATTGA
- a CDS encoding sodium:solute symporter translates to MAPWILILILLGYFLLLIGISLITSKDSSNDSFFSANRNSKWYLVAFGMIGASLSGVTFISIPGVVGAGGTNQNMSYMQMVLGYLLGYLIIAQVLMPIYYKYKVTSIYEYLDQRLGIGAYKTGAAFFLISRLIGSSFRMFIVAMVLHHFIFAHYHWPFWITVLMSIFLIWVYTYRGGIKTIVISDTFQTFCMLGSLVLSIFYISDKMGLDIFSFFSKIMDSSYGKIFYFESGWSDSNYFFKQFFGGMLIALVMTGLDQDMMQKNLTCRNLKEAQWNIYSFSILLIFVNFAFLSLGAGLYMYAAQESISLPSRSDMVFPVMAFQHMNTYATVLFFLGLVAANYSSADSALTSLTTSACIDFLNFKSSSKTEDQKKKIRKIVHLFFSFLTFLVIVLFYLLNNDAVINKVFQFAGYTYGPILGLFIFASLTKRIITLPQWIPYICIASALCTLLVDENSKYLFDGFTFGNLLVALNGLMTLTGLWLISKKPNT, encoded by the coding sequence ATGGCTCCTTGGATTTTGATTTTGATTCTTTTGGGATACTTTTTACTGTTGATTGGAATTTCCTTGATTACTTCAAAAGACTCTTCTAATGACAGTTTTTTTTCAGCCAATAGAAATAGCAAGTGGTATCTCGTCGCTTTTGGCATGATAGGAGCATCCCTTTCAGGTGTGACATTCATCAGCATCCCGGGAGTGGTTGGGGCGGGTGGCACCAATCAAAACATGAGTTATATGCAGATGGTATTGGGATATCTGCTGGGATACTTGATCATCGCACAGGTCTTAATGCCGATTTATTACAAATATAAGGTCACCAGTATTTATGAATATCTGGACCAGAGATTAGGTATTGGAGCATATAAGACAGGTGCAGCGTTTTTTCTTATTTCAAGATTGATTGGTTCTTCCTTTCGGATGTTTATTGTGGCTATGGTTTTGCACCATTTTATTTTTGCCCATTACCATTGGCCATTTTGGATTACGGTGTTGATGTCCATTTTTCTGATTTGGGTTTATACTTATCGTGGAGGAATCAAAACTATTGTAATAAGTGATACCTTCCAGACCTTTTGTATGCTTGGTTCTTTGGTGTTAAGTATATTTTATATCAGTGATAAAATGGGTTTGGATATTTTCTCTTTTTTTTCTAAAATAATGGATTCATCTTATGGCAAAATTTTTTATTTTGAATCCGGATGGTCTGATTCAAATTATTTCTTCAAACAGTTTTTTGGAGGAATGTTGATCGCTCTGGTGATGACGGGATTGGATCAGGACATGATGCAAAAAAATCTCACTTGTCGTAATTTGAAGGAAGCGCAATGGAACATATATAGTTTTTCAATACTATTGATTTTTGTGAATTTTGCATTTTTATCTCTTGGTGCAGGTCTTTATATGTATGCTGCACAAGAATCCATATCACTGCCATCCCGTTCGGATATGGTTTTTCCTGTAATGGCCTTTCAGCACATGAACACCTATGCCACTGTCTTATTTTTTCTTGGTTTGGTAGCTGCGAATTACTCAAGTGCAGACTCTGCCCTTACTTCTCTCACTACATCGGCGTGTATTGATTTTCTTAATTTTAAATCCAGTTCTAAAACAGAGGATCAAAAAAAGAAAATCCGAAAAATCGTCCATCTCTTTTTTTCATTTTTGACATTCCTGGTCATAGTACTGTTTTATTTGTTAAACAATGATGCTGTCATCAACAAGGTTTTCCAGTTCGCAGGATATACCTACGGACCGATACTTGGATTGTTTATTTTTGCCAGCCTCACCAAGCGCATTATCACTTTACCGCAATGGATTCCTTATATTTGTATAGCCTCAGCACTCTGCACACTATTGGTCGATGAAAATTCCAAATACCTTTTTGATGGATTTACCTTTGGCAATTTGCTAGTGGCTCTCAATGGATTAATGACTTTGACTGGTTTGTGGCTCATTTCAAAAAAACCAAACACATGA
- the murQ gene encoding N-acetylmuramic acid 6-phosphate etherase — MTFIRVTESESEYQSLENKSVLEILIDMNAEDQTVPLAVEKCIPEIASLVENLVPRMQEGGRLFYIGAGTSGRLGVVDASECPPTFGVPHDWVIGLIAGGDRAIRKAVEFAEDDDNAAWKELSDFIPDEMDTVVGIASSGTTPYVLGGLRDAQSAGLLTACICCNPNSPISQYANHKIECIVGPEYITGSTRLKSGTAQKLILNMISSSVMIRLGRVKGNKMVDMALSNQKLIDRGIKMITHLTQLDAADARERLIRLGSVRKVLEDLNRE, encoded by the coding sequence ATGACTTTTATCAGAGTGACCGAATCAGAATCCGAGTATCAGTCTTTGGAAAATAAATCCGTTTTGGAAATTTTAATAGACATGAATGCGGAAGATCAAACAGTGCCACTGGCTGTAGAGAAGTGCATTCCCGAAATAGCTTCATTGGTAGAAAATCTTGTACCTCGGATGCAGGAAGGTGGCCGCTTGTTTTACATTGGTGCGGGCACCAGTGGTCGACTTGGAGTAGTGGATGCTTCAGAATGTCCACCTACTTTTGGAGTGCCGCATGATTGGGTCATTGGTTTGATTGCGGGCGGTGATCGGGCCATCCGCAAGGCGGTGGAGTTTGCAGAAGATGATGACAATGCCGCCTGGAAAGAACTGAGTGATTTTATTCCGGATGAGATGGATACGGTGGTGGGTATTGCATCCAGTGGCACTACACCTTATGTTTTGGGTGGGCTAAGGGATGCTCAATCTGCAGGTTTGTTGACCGCTTGCATCTGCTGCAATCCAAATTCACCAATATCTCAGTACGCCAACCACAAAATTGAATGCATTGTAGGGCCTGAATACATTACAGGATCAACCAGACTTAAATCCGGTACCGCCCAAAAACTAATCCTTAACATGATCAGCAGCTCTGTGATGATCCGCTTAGGAAGAGTAAAAGGAAATAAAATGGTGGACATGGCACTGAGCAATCAGAAATTAATTGATCGCGGAATTAAGATGATTACTCATTTAACTCAATTAGACGCTGCGGATGCCAGAGAAAGACTGATACGATTGGGATCAGTGCGTAAAGTTTTGGAGGATTTGAATAGGGAATGA
- a CDS encoding methyltransferase domain-containing protein — MSKIKKGNNSNFEFIKEGIKNMQSVGSVCRSSPFVAKSMSKGLNDSTFKIIVELGAGDGAITEEILKNMQSDARLIVLEINENFCDQLRQWNDPRMLVLNESAENLKAVLHSLQIQEADRIISAIPFLLFPREEVEKFLRVFYSSLAPGGKFIQLHYSLNLKDLYEEIFDDVKIRFVPINIPPAFIFECKKKV, encoded by the coding sequence ATGTCAAAGATTAAAAAAGGAAATAATTCCAATTTTGAATTTATCAAGGAAGGCATTAAAAATATGCAAAGTGTGGGTTCTGTCTGCAGGTCTTCCCCTTTTGTGGCAAAAAGTATGTCAAAGGGACTAAACGATTCCACGTTTAAAATTATCGTTGAACTGGGAGCAGGAGATGGTGCCATTACTGAAGAAATTCTTAAAAACATGCAATCGGACGCGAGGCTGATTGTTTTGGAAATCAACGAGAATTTTTGCGATCAACTCAGGCAATGGAACGATCCCAGGATGTTGGTGCTCAATGAATCTGCAGAAAACTTAAAAGCGGTTTTGCATTCTTTGCAAATACAAGAAGCCGACAGAATTATTTCTGCCATTCCGTTTCTGTTATTTCCCCGTGAGGAGGTAGAAAAATTTCTAAGGGTGTTTTATTCATCCTTGGCTCCCGGAGGAAAGTTTATCCAACTGCATTATAGTCTAAACCTAAAAGACCTGTATGAAGAAATCTTTGATGATGTAAAAATAAGGTTTGTACCCATCAATATTCCCCCCGCTTTTATTTTTGAATGCAAGAAAAAAGTATAG
- a CDS encoding PD40 domain-containing protein, whose amino-acid sequence MGFFKILMALVILCCAILHGTSQSFSKDFQKAQKQGRMGNYPEAAKLIESYDAEKIKSKKNLFECANIFWHANQLEASEKYFLKLTDHKKYKKQSLLTLAQIYQHQFKFRTAIDFYKKYVRLLEPKDLNIPQVQAQISQCVNGIFLSKRKTTAIVQPLSEKVNTNYDEYKSYASISQPHTFYYSAIRADNKGGKRNDVGRLDQQSGRLRADIYVIHPDSTQVTQKNWLNQYVNSNYEDVLCHIGSNGKSILFLQTWDREKGKILTDTLSNNPYRFEFANFQSPLRPELGDHDFSIYQDSLMIFSSDRIGGYGGKDLYLSVFRKNKWTEPVNLGSKINSPFDEIHPYLANDGSTLYYSHNGSSSIGGYDVYYNQYSREARGWSMRNQLGIPINSPGDDLYFRLLQDGSSASFSSDRKSNNQGGLDLYLAIFKEELSEQPELPYDSYISQLYENQAIEQLALGTESSSDPIENKTNKIDPSKSNVFSSNESNIPFYEIRYKDENFLQDPAILKSVEILVAFLNENRDFHLIILVHSDENVNAETNLYFGQNLGKSLVKKMESMGSNSRGISVISLGTQFPVASHSSQIANNPNKRIEFFFVQKISGIFGHSIKPKNQNKNDVTEKLGGLKYTIQLGESSLIFKHPLINNEFFHFSIWRNQSQKSEYYVGIYEDYNSALMDNKSYSGLGKTKITAMIEGIPLEKNQLIDYAAEYPDLLLLLNEYVKD is encoded by the coding sequence ATGGGTTTCTTCAAAATTTTGATGGCTTTGGTCATTCTTTGTTGTGCAATATTGCATGGAACCTCTCAATCGTTTTCAAAAGATTTCCAAAAAGCACAAAAACAAGGCAGGATGGGGAATTATCCGGAAGCTGCAAAATTGATTGAATCTTATGATGCTGAAAAGATAAAATCCAAGAAAAATTTATTCGAATGCGCCAATATTTTTTGGCATGCCAATCAGTTGGAAGCTTCTGAAAAATACTTTCTTAAACTAACAGATCACAAAAAGTACAAAAAGCAATCCTTGTTGACCCTTGCTCAAATCTACCAACATCAATTCAAGTTTCGAACAGCCATAGATTTTTACAAGAAATATGTTCGCCTACTTGAGCCTAAGGACCTAAATATCCCACAAGTCCAAGCACAAATCAGTCAATGTGTCAATGGTATTTTTCTAAGCAAACGAAAAACGACTGCTATTGTCCAACCGCTTTCTGAAAAAGTAAATACCAATTATGATGAATATAAATCTTATGCCAGCATCAGTCAGCCCCATACTTTTTACTACAGCGCTATAAGAGCTGACAACAAAGGAGGCAAGAGAAATGATGTTGGAAGGCTGGATCAGCAATCTGGCAGATTGCGGGCAGACATCTATGTCATTCATCCGGATAGCACTCAAGTCACTCAGAAGAACTGGCTCAATCAATATGTCAACAGCAATTACGAAGATGTATTGTGCCATATTGGTTCAAATGGCAAATCCATTTTATTCTTACAAACCTGGGACAGAGAAAAAGGAAAAATATTAACGGATACATTGTCAAACAATCCATACCGTTTTGAATTTGCAAACTTCCAATCACCCCTGAGACCCGAATTGGGAGACCATGATTTTAGCATCTACCAGGATAGTTTGATGATTTTTAGCAGCGACCGGATTGGGGGTTATGGGGGAAAAGATTTGTATTTGAGTGTTTTCAGAAAAAACAAATGGACTGAACCCGTCAACCTGGGAAGTAAAATTAATAGCCCTTTTGATGAAATCCATCCCTATCTGGCCAACGACGGAAGTACCTTGTATTATTCACACAATGGAAGCAGCTCGATTGGTGGTTACGATGTATATTACAATCAATACAGCAGGGAAGCCCGTGGATGGAGTATGAGAAACCAACTCGGAATTCCAATCAATAGTCCAGGTGATGATTTGTATTTCAGGCTTTTGCAGGATGGGAGCAGTGCCAGCTTCAGCTCAGATCGCAAATCAAATAATCAAGGCGGTCTGGACCTTTATCTGGCCATATTTAAAGAAGAATTGAGTGAACAACCAGAACTTCCATATGATAGCTATATAAGTCAGCTATATGAAAACCAAGCTATTGAGCAACTCGCATTGGGTACAGAATCCTCCAGTGATCCTATTGAAAATAAAACAAATAAAATTGATCCATCCAAGAGCAATGTTTTCTCGTCGAATGAATCAAATATTCCGTTTTATGAAATCAGGTACAAGGACGAAAATTTTTTACAAGATCCTGCAATACTTAAGTCCGTTGAAATCCTCGTTGCGTTCTTAAATGAAAATCGGGATTTTCATTTGATTATTTTGGTGCATTCCGATGAAAATGTAAATGCAGAAACCAATTTGTATTTTGGACAAAACCTTGGAAAAAGTCTGGTAAAAAAAATGGAGTCAATGGGATCAAATTCAAGAGGTATCAGTGTGATATCATTGGGTACCCAATTTCCTGTTGCCAGCCACTCCAGTCAGATTGCCAACAATCCCAATAAAAGGATTGAGTTCTTTTTTGTTCAAAAAATATCCGGAATATTTGGCCATTCCATCAAACCGAAAAATCAAAATAAAAATGATGTGACTGAAAAACTGGGCGGACTAAAATACACCATCCAATTGGGTGAATCATCTCTCATTTTTAAACATCCGCTTATTAACAATGAATTTTTCCATTTTTCCATTTGGAGAAATCAAAGCCAAAAATCAGAATATTATGTGGGAATCTACGAAGACTACAATTCTGCCTTGATGGACAATAAAAGTTATTCCGGATTGGGTAAGACAAAAATAACTGCAATGATTGAGGGGATTCCCCTTGAAAAAAATCAGTTGATTGATTACGCGGCAGAGTATCCCGATCTGTTGCTACTACTAAACGAATATGTCAAAGATTAA
- a CDS encoding 2-oxo acid dehydrogenase subunit E2 yields the protein MAKIELVMPKMGESIIEATILKWLKKEGDVVQLDETILEIATDKVDSEIPSPVQGVVSQILFKENEVVAVGKVIAYIETDQKAAGDQQPATIVQEEPKVSPSTAQPPAIEKTVETPVISSTVIHSVEGRFYSPLVKNIAKQENISQSQLDQIQGTGAGGRVTKRDVIQWMEGAKTSPVAESLSPKTMQTQTPVSVASSSVSGQFEIIEMDRMRKMISEHMVMSKQTSPHVTSFVEVDMTHAVLWREKIKDPFQKKYQQKITFTPIFIEAVAKAIKDFPMINVSVNGQTIIRKFDINIGMAAALPSGNLIVPVIKNADRLNLLGLTFAVNDLADRARQNKLKPDEIQDGTFTLTNVGSFGNVMGTPIINQPQVAIMATGTIQKKPAVIETPTGDVIGIRHMMFLSLSYDHRVVDGSLGGKFLRRVGDYLEAFDLSLEI from the coding sequence ATGGCAAAGATAGAATTGGTTATGCCCAAGATGGGTGAAAGTATCATCGAAGCAACCATCCTTAAATGGTTAAAAAAAGAAGGCGATGTTGTCCAATTGGATGAAACCATTCTGGAGATTGCAACAGACAAAGTGGACAGTGAAATTCCATCCCCTGTACAGGGTGTTGTATCACAAATTTTGTTTAAGGAAAATGAGGTAGTGGCTGTTGGAAAAGTCATTGCTTATATTGAAACAGATCAAAAAGCTGCCGGAGATCAACAGCCCGCCACCATTGTTCAGGAAGAACCCAAAGTGTCACCAAGTACCGCTCAGCCCCCGGCGATCGAGAAAACTGTGGAAACACCAGTAATCAGCTCCACTGTAATCCATTCTGTGGAAGGAAGATTTTATTCGCCACTTGTCAAAAATATTGCAAAACAGGAAAACATTTCTCAATCCCAACTCGATCAGATCCAGGGAACTGGCGCAGGAGGCAGGGTCACCAAAAGAGATGTGATCCAATGGATGGAAGGAGCCAAGACAAGCCCTGTTGCGGAATCGCTATCTCCAAAAACCATGCAAACGCAAACCCCTGTCTCTGTAGCTAGTTCATCAGTCAGTGGACAGTTTGAAATCATCGAAATGGACCGCATGAGGAAAATGATTTCAGAACATATGGTGATGAGCAAACAAACATCTCCTCATGTCACTTCTTTTGTCGAAGTGGACATGACCCACGCAGTTCTGTGGCGCGAAAAAATCAAAGACCCGTTTCAAAAGAAATACCAACAAAAAATAACTTTCACGCCTATTTTTATAGAAGCTGTGGCAAAAGCGATCAAAGATTTTCCAATGATCAATGTATCGGTCAACGGCCAAACCATCATCCGAAAATTTGACATCAATATTGGAATGGCTGCAGCTTTACCCAGTGGCAATCTAATTGTTCCGGTCATTAAAAATGCGGACAGGCTGAATCTTTTAGGATTGACCTTTGCCGTAAATGATTTGGCAGATCGAGCCAGACAAAACAAATTAAAGCCGGATGAAATTCAAGATGGCACTTTTACACTGACCAATGTTGGAAGTTTTGGCAATGTGATGGGTACGCCGATTATCAATCAACCACAGGTGGCGATTATGGCCACCGGCACCATCCAGAAGAAACCTGCAGTGATAGAAACACCTACTGGAGATGTGATAGGTATCCGTCACATGATGTTTCTTTCTTTGTCCTATGACCACAGGGTTGTAGATGGTTCACTTGGTGGTAAATTTTTGAGAAGGGTTGGGGATTATTTGGAAGCATTTGACTTGTCTCTTGAAATCTGA